Proteins from a genomic interval of Papaver somniferum cultivar HN1 chromosome 4, ASM357369v1, whole genome shotgun sequence:
- the LOC113274455 gene encoding cytochrome P450 71B2-like — protein sequence MVVKETLRLHPGGPFITRESNRDRKIDGSDIYPETKVLINAWAIGRNPKYWKNPLEFSPERFKDSSIDFVGTQNFDYLPFRGGRRVCPAINMGIVLTELILANVLYTFDWGLPKGSKLADLNMKESPGSKYPLQLQPIKHIYG from the coding sequence ATGGTAGTTAAAGAAACTCTAAGGTTGCATCCAGGAGGTCCATTTATTACACGAGAAAGCAACAGAGACAGGAAAATTGATGGATCCGACATATACCCCGAAACAAAGGTTCTAATAAATGCATGGGCGATTGGAAGAAATCCAAAATATTGGAAAAATCCATTAGAATTCTCTCCAGAGAGGTTCAAGGATAGCTCCATCGATTTTGTCGGTACCCAGAATTTTGACTACTTACCTTTCAGGGGTGGTCGAAGGGTTTGCCCTGCAATTAATATGGGAATTGTGTTAACGGAGCTCATCCTCGCAAATGTATTGTACACTTTTGATTGGGGTTTGCCTAAAGGATCCAAGTTGGCAGACCTAAACATGAAGGAATCACCAGGGAGTAAATATCCTCTTCAACTCCAACCCATCAAGCATATTTATGGTTAG